DNA sequence from the Vicia villosa cultivar HV-30 ecotype Madison, WI linkage group LG3, Vvil1.0, whole genome shotgun sequence genome:
atcatggggcttactggAAATGACATTGTCTGGTGTCCTACTGGGATGAATGTGGAGAAGATTATAACTAGTTGTGGTACTTTTGACAACATTCCCCTCATAGGAACAAAATGtgttatcaattataatcctaagctagcgctgcgtcagttgggttttgcacttgaagacaagcctttggacaaagagatattCGAATCCGTTTTCTTTGAGAAGGGAACCGATCCAAAAGGTCTAGAAAAAGTGAGGAGTGCCTGGAATGACATCCATACAAGTAATCAGATTTCTCTAGGTGAAAAGAATGTCGTTGCCAAACAAGCCTACACAGATTGGGTTGAAGGTAGAGTTAAAGACCGCCTGTTGCCTTTCCCAAAGGTTAACCCATTGTACGAGCAACCACCTAAGATCCCAATTGCCACTGTGCTTGCTGAGAATTGTATCCAGATAGATATGGAAGGCACCCAATTGCACGAAAAGAAGTCGGATGCGCAACCGAAACATTGTCTTGTGGACCAGCAAAGGGTTGAGTTGACACATGAGGCCAAGGTGCTGAAAGAAGGATCTTTgagagttcaaaagagggctagaacGGAAAGAGGTGAAAGAGATATTACTGTGGTTGTTGAGGATCACCAGGAGATCATAAAGAGGGCCgtaaaagaggcagaagagaaacTCAAGCGAGAGTACAGAGAGGACTTGAAGGCTTATAAACTCAAAATAGAAAGGGAGGCTAGAGCTGAAGTGAGGAGTCTgaaaaaagaaactggaagaagagaccactcAAAGAATGGCAATTGAGACtcaactgaaaggaagtcacctccgcaatactcgactaacagaagagaatgcTAAGCTCGGAGATCAAATGATGGGTATGGAGGACACGCCTGAGaaagattatctcccagaatgcaaaggatgtgacgaactcagggagtgctgcaagaagctaGATGGGCAGTTATACCGAAAGGATGTGGTGATCCAAAGCTTCATCAAAGGAAGAGATGGGaaagcaaccaagaaactgtttgatgaaaccaAGAAGTGGAGTGatgagcacttcagacaaggaggacccctattttatattcagatggattgatgttttaGTCTGTATGTCCCGACCACCTCCaggcttgttggatggggtcctttACTTTTccttgttgaactatcttgttgatgtatggtTTCTCCCAAATTTGAATTCCTGTTATGAATGAAGAAGAACTATTTCCTTTGTTTCTCTTAATGCTTGTCCTCTATCACATTGTTAGCCATTCTATATCAATATTGAAATCTTGGATACTCTGGAAATGGAACATCACGTCATaagcacacatgcactcatacattcacattatcacattgcattttcaggttattgtacaagaaactaattggggtccctttcagcaacagatttctgcttcaacaACAAAGCTGACTTCCTTACATCATTACCGCACCAGGAACAACGAGAAAAGGATCATGgaccaatttgaacagaatcaagctgccctccgtagagATATGGATGTCATGGGGGATAGGATGACCCAACTCATGGAGACCCTCCATGTCGTTGTTCAAGGACAAGATGAACTCAGGAAGAGTGTCGCTAGTTTGATCAAAGAGACTCCTACCACTTCTGCTACCGGAGTACCAAAACCTGGAGAGAATCCTGATGGTGGCACAACTAAGTTGGTGGACGATTACCACAACGttattgatcttgatcatgacATTACTAATGAGATAACTgaaactgctaagatgtaccaggcTCTCGAGGAACGCCTCAAGGCCGTTGAAGTCACCAAAACTTCAAGCTTCAATACTTCTGCactgtgcttggtacctgggattgttattcccccgaaatTTAAGGTGCCAGATttcgataagtacaagggagtcacctgtccagagactcacattcgttcctactgccgtaagatggccgcccATGCTGAGAATGAACCACTGCtcatgcatttctttcaggatagtctcactggagcctaggggtggaaataggctgggccgagctaggctttgccaagcctaggcctggcctgtcaaaaaaaatcgaagcctaagcctggcctgtggcctgtcgtaggcttatttttaggcctaagcCTGACCTTTTCGAAtgcctggttagcctgttagcctacataaaagcctatatGTTTTGACATACTaactaaaataatgtttaaataaaccAACTAACTAAAAtaccaagagactaaaaatttatttgcattgacttattttaacttacctattagcataagttaGGAAgcctatttgtttaagagaacttatgaaaacaatgttcatcatgtgttttcatcttattttcaaaagttgtttaagataaccaagttttatttatgtattttaattcaaagtacaacacataacataatgataataacaaaattattcatatttatttaaataggccggcctgataggcttaaaaggttttttttgggcctgaggcctagcctttttaactaaataggcttataaaaaagcctaggccttttctatttataaaaaatgtgtggcctggcctgagcctTTATAGGCCAGCCTGTagagccccgttggagtggtatatgaagctTGAGAGGGCTAATGTCGGTACTTGGGGacaacttgttgatgccttcttgaaacaataccactataaTACTGCCATGGCTCCCAGCCGCGCTCAACTCCAAAATATGGCACAGAAGtctgaagaatctttcaaagagtacgcccagaggtggcgcgAACTTGCTGCTAGAGTTCAACCTCCCCTCCTCGACCGcgaattgattgatctgtttatgggtactCTAAAAGGCCCGTATCTTcaacacatggttagtaatacttctccttctttCTCAGATGTGGTTATCATTGGTGAACGAGTTGaaaactgtgtcaaagctggtaccattcaaggtgttactagtcctagcaactcaagtggtaatggtaagaagccgtattctgggtttgtgaagaagaaagaaggtgagaCCAGCACCGCCTCTGTTGATCAAAGCCGAGCCCCTGTGTACTCTGCTGTCCCACCCCCTTATTACCCGATGCCTTATACCGTTCCTGGCCCATCTGTTCCTCAGGCATATGCCGCTGCTCTCCCACAGCCATGGGTGGCACCTCAACAGCCATTCATCCCACAACAACAAGTTACGGCCCCTCAGAACCGTCAACAGAACCcaaggcctcaaggtcaaaggggcccacAGAGGGCAAGGTACCAAGataggcgtatagatccggtCCCGATGACGTATGCTCAActtctccctcagttgcttgcCGGTCAGTTGGTACAGCTTCTTGAACTTGGTCCTCCACCTAGTCCTCTTCCTCTTGGCTATGATGTTAATGCCcgttgtgaatttcattcaggggctccaggcCATACGATCGAAAAGTGCAGAGCATTCAAGTTGAAGTTTCAGGATCTCCTCGATGACAAAATTATTTCGTTCACCcccactggtcctaatgtgcagaataatcctatgcctccccacACAGGTGCGACCAATGCTGTTGAATTGTGGGATGAACAGATCCTGGTAACTGATGTTAATGAGGTCAAAATGCCGCTTGCAACTGTCAAGGAACACCTCGTGCAACAGGGAGTGTTATGTGAGCTACATGATTTCTGCCTACAATGTTCTTCAAATCCAGAGGAATGTGACAGATTGAGGGCTGAAatccaaaagctgatggatgaaggtGTCATTAGAGTGGAAAGAGTTACTCCCGATGAAGAGGAGGCCGTTCTAGAAATCCCCTACTATCCTGCTGAAGTATCAAAGACTCAGAGCGCTTCTTTTGTCATCCATACTCCGAATACTCCCTTGGTTATTCAGGCTCTGACAACTCCATTGATTATTCAAGCCCCAAATGCTCCTTTGGCCGCCCATCCTCAGGTTCCCCCTCCCGCATCTCCTGCTCCCTCTTAGTTGGCTGACTCTAaagctgttccttggagttataatgctgtgtacatccgagggaagaaatatgattgtcctctAGTGGGCAATTCAAGCATCACTAATAttgctggcactagtggcattacccgtagtggtcgaatctttgctgcccctcctccacttCCCAAAGAGACCAACAAAGATGCCAATGTGCAGGGAAAGGGGAAGCAAGTTGGTGTTGATCCTCCTGAGACCCGTAATGCACAAGACGTTGAACAACTTCtgagaatcattaagaaaagcgactacaaggtgattgatcagcttgaccaaactcaagctaaaatctccatcttgtcccttttggtgcactcagaagctcaccgtgatgctctTATGAAAGTCCTGGCTTCCGCacacgtaactcaagacattactgtGCCACAGTTTGAAGGGGTGGTGACCAATATTGCTGCTGGCAATTGTTTGGGCTTTAGTGATGAagaacttccacctgagggtagagcacacaacaaagaaTTGCATATATCCATAAaatgtctggatgctgtgttgtctcgagttctgattgatacaggttcctctcttaatgtgatgcccaaggctACTCTGTTTAAGCTAAGTAtagatgggattatgatgagaccatgtacTATGAGCGTCAGGGCGTTCGATGGTTCCAGAAGATCCGtggaaggggaaattgatctgcctgtcttgattggtcctcacatgttctacattgccttctacgtCATGGATATAAACCCTTCGTACACTTGTCTCTTGGgccgtccttggatccatgctgctggacctgtgacatctactctccaccagtgtttgaaatttgttgtgaatgacaagattgttgtgatcactggtgaagaagaTCTGATAGTTAATAATCTGGCAGCATACCGTTATGTAGAAATAGAAAGGGAAGTACAAGAGACGCCTTTCCAAGCCTTGGAAATTGTGTCAGTCGATAGACTCCCTGTGGTTGAAAACAAGAGGGAACCTGGAGCACCCCTCTCATCCTTGAATGATACCAAggctttcttagaagctggtgTTCCCCatggtgcctggggcaagctgattgatatccatgagaagcgagacaagtatggacTTGGATACCAACCATCctcctctactcagctcagccCAATCCTTGGAAAGAAGGTGATCCCCCcgatttctcaagtgttcgtcagtgccagtactagttctggaagtcaggttctcgccgtggatgatgatgatgatgaagaagatctctccagattcatttgccatgctgcgcccgGACatgaactcaacaattggaccatATTGaacatccctagagtcacttttatggagatgtaattttcttgtttcgataaatcATGTGCTTCGCCCCAAGCATTTTGATCATCTGTATAAAGGAGGGCCCCCCAtgtttttcaatttgtttaatattgaatgaaaatcatattttcgcatgcaattactgttccatttctttcatgatttttattttaaaaaactcttttgaaaaaaaatggcaaagtaTTTCTCCTTTTTTCATTtcctttatgtgttgcattctaaggcataaatcatccgtCGTGCAAATCCGACTcggattccatcaaaaatgataatgttacagttccacgtcctgatatccttgaaaatccaattgaccaagctgatgaagatagtggggaagattgtgaagtccctgaggaattggcaagattattgagacaagaagagagatctattcagccgcatcaagaagccatagaaatcatcaacctcggtacagaaaaagcaaagaaagaagtcaagataggggccgctttacaaagtgatgtaaagagaaggttgattgagctgcttcgagaATATGtcgacatcttcgcctggtcatacgaagacatgcctggtttagacactgatatcgttatgcacaggttaccgctcagaccagaatgtccgcctgttaagcaaaaaccacgaagaactcgacctgatatggctttgaaaatcaaggaggaagttgaaaaacagttgaatgctggtttcttatctgtgtgtgagtatcctccttggattgcaaacatcgtacctgttcctaagaaggacggaaaggtgcgcatgtgtgtcgactatcgagatctgaatagggcaagtccgaaggatgatttccctctgcctcacattgatgtgctagtcgacaacactgctcagtttcggtgttctcattcatggatggtttctctggCTATAATCAGATAAAGATGGCTCcggaagatatgaccaagactactttcaccactccgtggggtacatattgttacaaggtcatgccttttggccttaagaatgctggtgcaacatatcaacgagcaatggtgacccttttccatgacatgatccacaagGAGATTGAAgtatatgtcgatgatatgattgcaaaatctcaAACTGaagaggaacacttggtatatcttgagaaactgtttgctcgtcTGCGAAAGTTCaggttgaggcttaatccaaacaagtgcaccttcggagtgcgatctggaaaattACTTGGGTTCttcgtgagccaacgagggattgaggtcgaccctgataaagtaagagcaatacagaatatgccagcaccaaagaatgaaaaataAGTTCGAGGGTTCTtagggagattgaattacatagccagattcatttctcacctcactgacacttgtgaacccatctttaagctGCTGCGCAAAAACCAAGGTATCCGTTGGGATGATaattgtcaagaagcctttgagaAGATTAAACAGTACCTCCAAGAGccgccaattctcatgcctccggtccCTGGGAGGCcacttcttatgtacttaactgtgcttgaaggatctatggggtgtgtgctcggccagcatgacgagtccggtcgaaaagagtGTGCCATTTATTAcatgagcaaaaagtttaccgattgtgaatcccgctactcactactcgagaaaacttgttgtgctttggtatgggctgctcgccgactgaggcagtatatgttgactcacaccactctattgatctccaaaatggacccgataaagtacatcttcgaAAAACCagctcttacaggaagactagcacGATGGCAGATGCTTTTATCAGAGTATGACATTCAGTATGTCACAcaaaaggccatcaaaggaagtgtccttgcggaTCATCTCGCTCATCAACCATTGGAAGAGTaccagtcaatgaagtttgactttcctgatgaagatatcatgaaactggatgatgaCGAAGGGcccgaaccaggggagcgatggactctcacgttcgacggTGCATcgaatgctatgggccatggtattggggctgttttgacttctcctcgtcagaCTCACACTCTTTTCACAGCCACGATATGCTTTGACTGCACGAATAATGTGGCGGAATACgaggcttgtgtaatgggccttgagGCGGCCATAGAcatgagaatcaagatccttgaagtttatggggattctgctttggtcatacatcaagtaagaggtgattgggagacgcgacaccccaatttagttccttatagggattatatcttggagttgttgcccgctttcgaggaaatcacctTCAATCATATCCCCCGagaagaaaatcaattggcagatgctttggctaccttggcggctatgttcagacTTAGCTCTCCCAAAGAAATGCCggacataaggatcctccgttacaaagagcctgcacatgtattccctgctcattgcctcactactgaagatgtgtatgacgaAAAGCCATGGTACTATGACATCAAGaagtatgttgagaagcaagagtatcccgaagatgctacaattaatgataagcgaacgcttcgaaggttagcatccaaattcttcttgtcaggagacgtcctgtacaaaagaaactatgattcagttttgctcagatgcgtggatagacacgaagcagaattgatcatgcgggaaattcatgaaggatcttttggaacccaTTTCAGTGGGCAttctatggctaaaaagatcttgcgagcgggATATTTTTGGATGACAatagaaagtgattgttatgtgtacgtgaaaaaatgtcacaaatgccaagtgtatgctgacagaattcatgttcctccaactcctttgaATGTTCTTATATCACCATGGCCCTTTGCCATGTGGGGCATCGACATGATTGGGCGAATCGAGCCacaagcttcgaatggacacagatttatccTTGTTgttatcgactacttcaccaaatgggttgaagctgcttcttacaagaatgtaaccaagcaagtcgtcactcgattcatcaagaaagagatcatatgccgatatggggttccaaacaagatcatcacggATAATGGGTCCaacctgaacaacaagatgatgacagagttatgtgaagagttcaagattgaacaccacaattcgtCACCCTATCGGccgaagatgaatggcgcagtcgaagctgctaacaagaacataaagaagatcgtccagaaaatggttagaacgtacaaggattggcatgagatgttaccattcgccctacatggctatagaactttGGTTcgcacttcaactggggcaactcccttctctcttgtctatggCATGGAGGCTGTACTTcccgtcgaagtggaaattccttcgttgagggtCTTAATGGATGCCAAACTTGATGAAACAGAGTGGGTTCAAATGAGGCTTGACCATCTCAATCTGATTGAGGAAAagcgcttatctgctatctgccatggtcagttataccaaaAGAGGattaagaaagcgtatgacaagaagattcggcctcgagaattccacacaggtgacctggtcgtaaggaagatcttgccaattcacaccgatccaaggggtaaatggactcccaactatgagggaccatacattatGAAGAAAGCCTTCTCAGGTGgggctttaatcctgacaaagatggatggggaagacgttccgcttccagtcaattcagactgagtcaaaaaatactacgcataaaagacccgctaggccGACGTACCTAGGAAAAAATTAAggataaaacaaaagagaataacccgctaagtcgaaaacccgaaagggcgacttaggcaaaaaaggggtatcccgctggattgaaaacccgaaagggcgatccaggcaaaagttagggatcaaaagcgagaggctgcagtctgaatatccttcacaaaaaCTACCATACGCCCTTGGCAAAACGGACAGATCGATTCAACCACTacgcttctgaagcaaagcattgagaggatcgaggatatgggaactgtagcaataccagttttaatggaaattcaAGCATTTCCCTTTGCCATTTCGCCTtcgtgttttattttcttttattttttctttttttttcgcaactacctcatttaggagttgcttccttgtacagaagcctattcataggcgttccatcaataaaatgatcttttgaaaaattcattcTTATCTTTCATGCGatatgtgatttaattcgttattaagcATTGCATTGAAAACATGGGGAATAATGGTCATACCAAaatgaaacatgatgttacataaacataaaagtgctctaaagGGCACCATTCGTATCCAAATGtcgttttctgtgcaggttgcaggttatACCGGTCACCCTGACCCATCTCATATCACAAAGATCGTCATCATCCCGCGTAGAAGTTCAAGCGTGTaactcatcagtactggtaaatATGGGGCACCTGAAGAGGTCCATATCCTTCCTCCATATGATAGATAAGGAAGGGTCCCTCAAGActcatgattccccaagcagtataggatgtaaggaaagtcgggcaaagtcacttcctccccagcaAAGCTACGTTCTAATCCTCAGCACAGTCGCCAATAATCTTTGGTGCTG
Encoded proteins:
- the LOC131658172 gene encoding uncharacterized protein LOC131658172; this translates as MDQFEQNQAALRRDMDVMGDRMTQLMETLHVVVQGQDELRKSVASLIKETPTTSATGVPKPGENPDGGTTKLVDDYHNVIDLDHDITNEITETAKMYQALEERLKAVEVTKTSSFNTSALCLVPGIVIPPKFKVPDFDKPACRAPLEWYMKLERANVGTWGQLVDAFLKQYHYNTAMAPSRAQLQNMAQKSEESFKEYAQRWRELAARVQPPLLDRELIDLFMGTLKGPYLQHMKKEGETSTASVDQSRAPVYSAVPPPYYPMPYTVPGPSVPQAYAAALPQPWVAPQQPFIPQQQVTAPQNRQQNPRPQGQRGPQRARYQDRRIDPVPMTYAQLLPQLLAGQLVQLLELGPPPSPLPLGYDVNARCEFHSGAPGHTIEKCRAFKLKFQDLLDDKIISFTPTGPNVQNNPMPPHTGATNAVELWDEQILVTDVNEVKMPLATVKEHLVQQGVLCELHDFCLQCSSNPEECDRLRAEIQKLMDEGVIRVERVTPDEEEAVLEIPYYPAEVSKTQSASFVIHTPNTPLVIQALTTPLIIQAPNAPLAAHPQVPPPASPAPS